One genomic region from Shewanella aestuarii encodes:
- a CDS encoding amidohydrolase family protein, producing MGIGVPWGYAPGTGTKELLGIWKLAKKYNVPTYTHIQNLSMLEPNSGTKNIIEMIGLAAATGAKTHICHLNSVSLRDIPLISNLVKTAQSSGIPITTEAYAYGAGNGPIGAHEFDPTDVRERLHIDWSDLTAIKTMKNFESKEEVVNARKEDPNLSTIIHYLREDENTHDASLLDMSVLLPGGAIVTDGLPYITSDGKFFNTDEWPLPEGLSNHPRAAGNYCRFLRKWVRERGVISWMAAIRQASLNAALILEDSIPEMKRKGRLQVGADADILVFDPNTVSEQADFRNPARLSTGMHHVLVNGKFLIRDEELDTNALPGKPIRGKITA from the coding sequence ATTGGCATCGGTGTACCATGGGGCTATGCACCAGGTACTGGAACGAAAGAATTGTTAGGTATTTGGAAACTGGCAAAAAAATATAATGTACCTACATATACGCATATCCAAAACCTTTCAATGCTTGAACCAAACAGTGGTACTAAAAACATCATTGAAATGATTGGTCTTGCCGCCGCCACGGGAGCCAAAACGCATATCTGTCATCTTAACAGCGTCAGTTTACGAGATATTCCTCTTATCAGTAACCTGGTAAAAACTGCACAGTCTTCCGGAATTCCTATTACCACTGAAGCTTATGCTTATGGGGCTGGAAATGGTCCAATAGGCGCTCACGAATTTGATCCTACCGATGTTAGAGAACGTCTTCATATTGATTGGAGTGACCTAACAGCAATTAAAACGATGAAAAACTTCGAAAGTAAAGAAGAAGTGGTTAACGCAAGAAAAGAAGACCCTAATTTATCGACGATAATTCATTATTTGAGAGAAGATGAAAATACGCATGATGCTTCTTTGCTTGATATGTCCGTTTTATTACCCGGAGGGGCAATTGTAACCGATGGTTTACCTTATATAACCAGTGATGGTAAATTTTTTAATACCGATGAATGGCCATTGCCAGAAGGCTTAAGTAACCACCCAAGAGCAGCAGGAAACTATTGTCGATTTTTGAGAAAATGGGTGCGTGAACGTGGCGTTATCAGTTGGATGGCTGCGATCCGCCAAGCGTCATTGAATGCCGCTTTAATACTTGAAGATTCTATTCCTGAGATGAAACGTAAAGGAAGGTTACAAGTAGGTGCAGATGCTGATATTTTAGTTTTTGATCCAAATACTGTATCTGAACAGGCTGATTTCCGAAATCCAGCTAGGTTATCGACAGGTATGCATCATGTACTTGTTAATGGCAAATTTTTAATTCGAGATGAAGAGTTAGATACTAATGCTCTGCCTGGTAAACCTATACGTGGCAAAATAACAGCTTAA
- a CDS encoding methylated-DNA--[protein]-cysteine S-methyltransferase, giving the protein MLIKPLPLTDNTEAKQMIDHIPVMQSWLTTPVGMVTIKASSQGITHLTVEDLSLKADMVTQLDIKAINSNHTSELISQANEHLQQAGLQLAEYFQGKRQGFCLPLAPKGTEFQRQVWQALSDMAFGEVCSYGDIANLIGRPKAVRAVGAANGANPIAIVVPCHRVIGKNGKLTGYAYGLEMKQFLLNLEASAS; this is encoded by the coding sequence ATGTTGATTAAACCTTTGCCATTAACTGACAACACTGAAGCAAAACAAATGATTGACCACATACCCGTTATGCAAAGCTGGTTAACCACTCCAGTAGGTATGGTGACGATAAAGGCATCTTCGCAAGGTATCACTCATTTAACCGTAGAAGATTTATCCCTTAAAGCAGATATGGTGACACAGCTTGACATCAAAGCCATTAACTCAAATCACACTAGCGAGTTAATATCTCAAGCCAATGAGCATCTTCAACAAGCGGGTCTTCAATTAGCTGAGTATTTTCAGGGTAAACGCCAAGGTTTTTGTTTACCTCTTGCTCCGAAAGGCACCGAATTTCAACGCCAAGTGTGGCAAGCATTATCGGATATGGCCTTTGGTGAAGTATGCAGTTATGGCGATATTGCCAATCTAATTGGACGCCCAAAAGCGGTGAGGGCCGTTGGGGCTGCCAATGGTGCAAACCCAATTGCCATCGTGGTGCCTTGTCATCGGGTGATAGGCAAAAACGGTAAACTGACTGGATATGCTTATGGGTTAGAAATGAAACAGTTTTTGCTCAACTTAGAAGCTTCGGCTAGCTAG
- a CDS encoding threonine/serine ThrE exporter family protein — protein sequence MKTKTDTKSLGVPSVVSFDEAWHFIVKVGLAFHRYGSTAGRLEFFLRQLSEKFGYEGVFKSTPSEIIFGLRETPNSPQRLEFITTPGSGVDLDKLAQLGDLLTEFDAGHLSLDDFHARLNSIDKTPPPWGPFATLLSYAIVGAGLAPLLGGGWADSIFATLFSILVYGVVVVSGRLGPVASSWLPFSSAFIVGVLATVVKLWVPELNLVLVILSAVAIIIPGYTISLGVGELVGQHIASGIANLMAGLICLSKQVLGGWFGIIVVSKVFPMVTSEPSVPVAQIWMWLFVPLILIGLCLAFQTSRRDLLWAVLVSGIAYLGIMLGSVFLNTNLGNLLGTIFAVVLANLWAEKTGRPGLIVLIPAIVLLVSGSIGFRGLIAMVDGNLLLGVEQFLQMFVVALTIFVGIIIGYTISRPNRWL from the coding sequence ATGAAAACAAAAACTGACACTAAATCGCTTGGTGTGCCTTCTGTCGTTTCCTTCGATGAAGCTTGGCATTTCATCGTTAAGGTTGGGCTTGCATTTCATCGTTATGGTTCTACAGCAGGACGTTTAGAGTTTTTTTTACGGCAACTCTCTGAGAAGTTTGGATATGAAGGTGTGTTTAAGTCGACTCCATCAGAGATTATTTTTGGCTTGAGGGAGACGCCCAATTCACCTCAACGTTTAGAGTTCATCACTACCCCAGGTTCTGGTGTTGATCTTGATAAGTTAGCCCAATTAGGTGACTTGTTAACTGAATTTGATGCAGGTCATTTGTCTCTTGACGACTTTCACGCTCGACTCAACAGTATTGATAAGACGCCTCCTCCTTGGGGGCCATTTGCTACTTTGTTAAGTTATGCAATTGTGGGGGCTGGATTAGCCCCTCTTTTAGGTGGGGGATGGGCTGATAGCATATTTGCGACACTATTCAGTATTCTTGTTTATGGTGTGGTAGTGGTTTCGGGACGATTAGGGCCTGTTGCATCTTCTTGGTTACCATTTTCTTCAGCCTTTATCGTTGGAGTCCTGGCGACGGTTGTGAAACTTTGGGTGCCCGAGTTAAATCTCGTTCTCGTCATTTTATCTGCAGTCGCAATTATCATTCCTGGTTATACCATAAGCCTTGGCGTGGGAGAGCTAGTAGGGCAGCATATCGCTTCGGGAATAGCGAACCTCATGGCAGGTCTTATTTGTCTTTCAAAACAAGTTTTGGGGGGCTGGTTTGGCATTATTGTGGTCAGTAAAGTCTTTCCTATGGTGACCTCTGAGCCTTCTGTGCCTGTAGCTCAAATATGGATGTGGCTATTTGTCCCTCTCATTCTCATTGGACTTTGCCTCGCGTTTCAAACCTCTCGCAGAGATTTGCTTTGGGCTGTATTGGTTTCAGGTATCGCGTATCTTGGCATTATGCTCGGCAGTGTGTTTCTTAATACTAATCTTGGTAATTTACTGGGTACTATCTTCGCCGTTGTTCTTGCAAATTTGTGGGCTGAAAAAACGGGGCGTCCAGGTTTAATCGTACTGATCCCCGCTATTGTTTTACTGGTTAGTGGTAGTATTGGGTTTCGTGGTCTCATTGCGATGGTAGATGGTAATTTATTGTTGGGTGTTGAACAATTTCTACAGATGTTTGTTGTCGCACTGACAATATTTGTCGGAATTATAATTGGTTATACGATTTCTCGTCCTAATCGCTGGCTTTAA
- a CDS encoding DEAD/DEAH box helicase, with translation MTEHMTQTVTFAEFGLSTPLVARLTELQYTHPTPVQAATIPALLQGKDILAGANTGSGKTAAFALPIIQQLIDAKTLSQTKSATKSATKSSTKQNDVSCLVLVPTRELAKQVADSFLSYSSHLNGQLKTLAVFGGVSVNTQMLALRGGADIVVATPGRLLDLVSSNAIKLNRVKHLVLDEADRMLNLGFTDELDQVLNLMPKQKQTLLFSATFPEEVKSLAAGLLTNPIEFQLQNADESTLVQRAITVNRENKTALLAHLIKQHQWRQVLIFASAKNTCNHLAQKLSKRGIKAEVFHGDKAQGARNRVLDGFKNGEIDVLIATDIAARGIDIDKLPVVINFDLPRSPADYMHRIGRSGRAGEIGLAISLLCHDDYHHFTVIEKKNKIRLEREQIAGFEADEQMPLSAQDTKPMAKPEGMGKKKRKQLPPENIAIWSRKPN, from the coding sequence TTGACTGAACACATGACCCAAACTGTGACATTTGCTGAATTTGGTTTATCTACGCCTTTAGTTGCAAGATTAACCGAGCTTCAATATACCCATCCAACTCCAGTACAAGCAGCTACCATTCCGGCTTTACTTCAAGGCAAAGATATTTTAGCTGGCGCCAATACTGGCTCAGGTAAAACCGCAGCGTTTGCGTTACCTATCATTCAGCAGTTAATTGATGCGAAAACGCTTTCCCAGACTAAATCAGCCACTAAATCAGCCACTAAATCGAGCACTAAACAAAACGATGTGAGTTGTTTAGTCTTGGTGCCAACCCGAGAGTTAGCTAAGCAGGTTGCTGATAGTTTCTTGTCATATTCGAGTCATTTAAACGGGCAATTAAAAACGCTTGCTGTATTTGGTGGCGTGTCAGTGAATACTCAAATGCTCGCTTTACGTGGTGGCGCAGATATTGTGGTTGCCACTCCCGGGCGTTTACTCGACTTGGTGTCTTCTAATGCCATCAAGTTGAATCGAGTAAAGCATTTAGTGCTTGATGAAGCTGATCGCATGTTAAACCTTGGTTTTACTGATGAGTTGGATCAAGTACTGAATTTGATGCCAAAACAAAAGCAAACTTTGTTATTTTCTGCGACATTCCCAGAAGAAGTGAAGTCACTTGCTGCAGGTTTATTGACTAATCCCATCGAATTTCAATTACAAAATGCAGATGAAAGTACCTTGGTTCAGCGAGCCATTACCGTTAACCGTGAAAATAAAACCGCCTTATTAGCGCATTTAATTAAACAGCATCAATGGCGCCAAGTGCTTATTTTTGCGAGTGCAAAAAATACCTGTAATCATCTTGCACAAAAATTATCTAAGCGCGGTATTAAAGCTGAAGTTTTTCATGGTGATAAAGCACAAGGCGCTAGAAATCGTGTGCTAGATGGTTTTAAAAATGGTGAAATTGATGTATTAATAGCAACCGATATCGCCGCAAGGGGCATAGATATCGATAAGCTGCCTGTGGTGATTAATTTTGATTTACCAAGAAGCCCTGCAGATTATATGCACCGTATAGGGCGCAGCGGTCGTGCTGGCGAGATTGGTCTTGCCATCAGTTTATTGTGTCATGATGATTATCATCATTTCACTGTGATAGAAAAAAAGAACAAAATCCGGCTTGAACGTGAGCAGATAGCGGGTTTTGAAGCGGACGAACAAATGCCATTGAGTGCACAAGATACCAAGCCAATGGCTAAACCCGAAGGTATGGGTAAGAAAAAACGTAAACAACTTCCTCCAGAAAATATAGCTATTTGGTCTAGAAAACCAAATTAA
- a CDS encoding CobW family GTP-binding protein, which produces MCSLKNENTSLPIPVTILSGFLGAGKTTLLNHILTADHGRRIAVIVNDFGAINIDADLVTDVTDGVISLANGCVCCAIRADLITAVLKLSDLAERPNQIVIESSGVADPEGIYRSFLQPEIRNDVLVDGILTVVDAEQVLNIPEQEMKLAKLQVSAADLVILNKIDLVNDETVSEVESWIGSLNRRAQILYAEKCKLPIDVLLGVEAGKALNINNQTEKLSHAHHHDVTFESWSYESHSPFKLSLLNQLLNHLPSELFRAKGFIYAKENQTKRLLLQMVGRRTILSEEKDWGEMTPASQLVFIARKGTCNIEGIKNALDKCLA; this is translated from the coding sequence TTGTGTAGTTTAAAAAATGAAAATACATCCCTGCCAATTCCTGTAACTATTTTATCCGGTTTTTTGGGGGCAGGTAAAACCACACTTTTGAATCATATTCTTACGGCTGATCATGGCAGAAGAATTGCGGTAATCGTAAATGATTTTGGTGCCATCAACATTGATGCAGACTTGGTTACCGATGTCACTGATGGTGTGATTAGTTTGGCTAATGGATGTGTTTGCTGTGCAATACGTGCAGATCTGATCACTGCAGTATTAAAGTTATCGGATCTAGCAGAAAGACCTAATCAGATTGTCATTGAATCTAGTGGCGTCGCGGATCCAGAAGGTATTTATAGATCCTTTCTTCAACCTGAGATAAGAAATGACGTCTTAGTCGATGGGATTTTAACCGTGGTTGATGCAGAACAAGTACTGAATATTCCTGAGCAAGAAATGAAACTGGCAAAACTTCAGGTAAGTGCAGCAGATCTCGTTATCCTTAATAAAATTGATTTGGTCAATGATGAGACAGTATCTGAGGTAGAAAGTTGGATTGGCAGTTTGAATAGAAGAGCACAAATTCTTTATGCTGAAAAATGTAAGTTACCGATAGACGTGTTATTAGGTGTTGAAGCGGGAAAAGCATTAAATATAAATAACCAAACTGAGAAGTTATCTCATGCACATCATCATGATGTTACTTTTGAATCTTGGAGTTACGAAAGTCATAGCCCGTTTAAACTTTCACTTCTGAATCAATTATTGAATCACCTTCCATCTGAACTTTTCAGAGCGAAAGGCTTTATTTATGCAAAGGAGAATCAAACAAAACGATTATTACTTCAAATGGTTGGACGGCGAACCATTCTCTCAGAAGAAAAAGACTGGGGTGAAATGACTCCTGCTAGTCAACTTGTTTTTATCGCAAGAAAAGGAACTTGTAATATTGAAGGCATTAAAAATGCACTCGATAAGTGTCTGGCTTGA
- a CDS encoding dual specificity protein phosphatase family protein, translating to MKQVFWLIEGKIAGRSGPNIDAWDLAELKAAGFGAIASLNDGAGCDPQMIKPLGLDHQVFNLPDNIPPKPEDVHVCAEIMPKVLEFIRQAEAQNKAVLLHCRSGINRTELMMAYYLMENGAAPVHAVSQVRNASGLAFDADGWDQFVYDVLYTLQRPVN from the coding sequence ATGAAACAGGTTTTTTGGTTAATTGAAGGGAAAATTGCTGGACGCAGTGGCCCAAATATAGATGCATGGGATTTAGCAGAGTTAAAAGCTGCTGGTTTTGGTGCCATCGCATCTCTGAATGACGGTGCGGGTTGTGATCCGCAAATGATTAAGCCATTGGGACTTGATCATCAAGTATTTAATTTACCCGATAACATTCCCCCTAAGCCTGAAGATGTGCATGTTTGTGCAGAAATCATGCCTAAGGTGCTTGAGTTTATTCGACAAGCAGAAGCTCAAAATAAAGCTGTGTTATTACACTGTCGCTCGGGTATTAACCGTACTGAATTAATGATGGCTTACTATTTAATGGAAAATGGCGCAGCACCTGTACACGCTGTAAGCCAAGTACGTAATGCCAGTGGCTTAGCGTTTGACGCTGATGGTTGGGATCAATTTGTTTATGATGTGCTTTATACATTGCAACGCCCGGTGAATTAA
- a CDS encoding serine hydrolase domain-containing protein, producing the protein MNLPTRKKKKALLTVLISSLFVLQPACAQKNQHHKMTQEEGQATFNAVVADVDKLIKEMRIPGLAVGVIHGANSYSAGLGVTKVGTDEAVTPDTQFQIGSVTKTFLSTLAMQQSEQGILDLNARVVDILPWWRVSDPVATSKARVVDLFHHRAGWYGDHGFLRVPPGGSISEKVMLQGAYVQQLYPFDQTWMYNNTSITFATHVVSHTGGKPIETLIEENLLTPLGMDSSSFNYDSTPPAKDYAWGHPPIYGEGSINDLKPYYIPLIRESAASGALRSTVSDMLKYARFQLDGKDASGKQLLSKKALDYAHAPAVEAETGDFTGLTWFVHDYDGVTSPSHGGNWPGTRSFLQLIPDHDFAVVVLVHSDRGAEAYKKVANAMVKAFTKIESNSPVAAGVDSTVLDPFVGVFKGNSQNIEIRKEGDKYVFVQFSALTNGADPAPANVANTAEGYFIVTEGPNKGALGELLKDPSGELNYVRFNHRIFIRGEGAVNEFDLSGSVFDKQDE; encoded by the coding sequence ATGAATCTGCCCACGCGCAAGAAAAAGAAAGCATTACTCACTGTACTGATTTCATCATTATTTGTGTTGCAGCCAGCCTGTGCACAGAAAAACCAACACCATAAAATGACACAGGAAGAGGGCCAAGCAACCTTTAATGCAGTCGTTGCCGATGTCGATAAACTGATCAAAGAAATGCGCATACCGGGACTTGCTGTCGGTGTCATCCATGGAGCCAACTCCTACAGCGCCGGACTCGGTGTCACCAAGGTAGGCACTGACGAAGCCGTTACCCCTGATACACAATTTCAAATTGGTTCTGTGACCAAAACCTTCCTTTCAACACTGGCCATGCAGCAGTCCGAACAGGGCATTCTGGATTTAAATGCACGTGTCGTTGATATTCTGCCGTGGTGGAGGGTTTCAGATCCCGTGGCAACCTCTAAAGCGCGTGTTGTTGACCTTTTCCACCATCGTGCAGGCTGGTATGGCGACCATGGGTTCCTTCGTGTTCCTCCAGGAGGCTCGATATCTGAGAAGGTTATGCTTCAAGGGGCTTACGTTCAACAGCTCTATCCGTTCGATCAAACCTGGATGTACAACAACACTAGTATCACCTTTGCGACCCATGTAGTGTCGCATACTGGCGGAAAGCCGATCGAGACCCTAATAGAAGAGAATCTGTTAACTCCGCTTGGCATGGATTCGTCATCCTTTAATTACGACTCCACCCCGCCGGCCAAAGATTACGCATGGGGTCATCCGCCGATCTACGGCGAAGGCAGCATCAATGATCTCAAGCCTTACTACATTCCGTTGATTAGAGAGTCCGCAGCCTCAGGCGCACTCCGGTCTACGGTGAGCGATATGCTTAAATATGCCCGCTTTCAACTAGACGGTAAGGATGCTTCCGGCAAGCAACTGTTGTCGAAAAAAGCACTGGACTACGCTCATGCACCTGCAGTCGAGGCTGAAACCGGTGACTTTACCGGACTAACTTGGTTTGTACACGACTACGACGGAGTCACCAGTCCTAGCCACGGTGGCAATTGGCCCGGTACGCGTTCTTTTCTGCAGCTGATCCCAGATCATGACTTTGCCGTGGTGGTTTTGGTCCACAGCGATCGCGGAGCCGAGGCTTACAAAAAAGTGGCTAACGCAATGGTCAAAGCGTTCACGAAAATCGAGTCTAATTCTCCGGTCGCTGCGGGCGTTGATTCGACTGTACTCGACCCCTTCGTTGGCGTCTTTAAAGGGAATTCTCAAAACATCGAGATCCGCAAAGAGGGCGACAAATATGTGTTTGTCCAGTTCTCAGCATTGACCAATGGTGCAGATCCTGCGCCGGCCAATGTGGCCAACACTGCCGAGGGCTATTTTATCGTTACCGAAGGGCCGAATAAGGGAGCGCTTGGTGAATTGTTGAAAGATCCGTCTGGTGAACTCAACTATGTTCGCTTTAACCACAGGATCTTTATTCGTGGTGAAGGTGCAGTCAACGAGTTCGACTTATCCGGATCAGTATTCGATAAGCAGGATGAGTAG
- a CDS encoding phospholipase D family protein, with amino-acid sequence MFVNRMLKASFSVYGSILLLLVLVSGCSSHHVYPTAPLEYQLSKPDDTLLAQYLQQLPELETHNGIYPLYDGLDAFTSRLLMIGSASVSIDLQYYLYHDDETGKLLTLYLYNAAERGVRVRLLVDDMTTKGRDLSILNLAAHPNISIRIFNPANERTFRNLAFLNNFSRLNHRMHNKSLTIDNLVSVVGGRNIGDEYYSASHSVEFGDFDVVMIGEVVSKVSEQFDLYWNSSQVRPIEQLFSSNTDILTASEIQQYFSDYHQSMLEHPYLIRLTQSEFLHQMLNDQLVWYWSDAELIYDLPNKLNQLDEPTLLDDLNLLFKKTNDEMVILSPYFVPTDKGTEALISAVKQGKKVTIITNSLAATDVLAVHAGYINYRERLVKAGVTIYEMKAFLHKDKAKTKKSMLTGSSRSSLHAKMVAIDKQHLFVGSFNFDPRSAWLNTEMGVIIDNSELTQSIVEGIDNSIAKWAYLLKYKDEQLQWWDIQQNIYYQQEPEANWWQRFSAKFLSFLPIESQL; translated from the coding sequence ATGTTTGTCAACAGGATGTTAAAGGCATCATTTTCTGTTTATGGGTCCATTTTGTTATTGCTCGTATTGGTAAGTGGATGTTCATCCCATCATGTTTACCCAACAGCACCACTTGAATATCAACTTTCCAAACCTGATGACACGCTATTAGCTCAGTATTTACAGCAACTTCCGGAACTTGAAACCCATAATGGTATCTATCCTTTGTATGACGGACTGGATGCTTTTACGTCTCGCTTGCTAATGATTGGCTCAGCCAGTGTATCAATTGATTTGCAATATTATCTTTATCATGATGATGAAACAGGCAAACTATTAACGTTATACCTTTATAATGCCGCTGAGCGAGGGGTAAGAGTGAGGTTACTCGTTGATGACATGACGACCAAAGGGCGAGATTTAAGCATATTGAACCTTGCCGCTCATCCTAATATTAGTATTCGAATTTTTAATCCTGCTAATGAGCGTACTTTTCGTAATCTAGCGTTTTTAAACAATTTTTCACGCTTAAATCATCGTATGCATAATAAATCACTCACGATTGATAACTTAGTGAGTGTCGTCGGCGGCCGAAATATTGGTGATGAATATTACTCAGCTAGTCATAGTGTAGAGTTTGGTGATTTCGATGTAGTAATGATAGGCGAGGTGGTTAGCAAGGTTTCTGAGCAATTTGATTTGTACTGGAACTCCTCTCAAGTAAGACCGATTGAACAATTATTTTCTAGTAACACCGATATACTTACCGCTTCTGAAATACAGCAGTATTTTAGTGACTATCATCAATCGATGCTCGAACATCCATATCTGATCCGTCTCACCCAATCAGAGTTTTTACATCAAATGCTCAATGATCAGCTGGTTTGGTATTGGTCTGATGCTGAGTTAATTTATGATCTGCCCAATAAATTAAATCAACTTGATGAACCAACATTACTGGATGATTTAAATCTATTGTTTAAAAAAACGAATGATGAGATGGTCATACTGTCTCCCTATTTTGTACCCACCGACAAAGGTACAGAGGCGTTGATCTCTGCGGTTAAGCAAGGTAAAAAAGTGACAATTATTACTAACTCACTTGCCGCTACCGATGTACTTGCTGTGCATGCCGGCTATATTAATTATCGTGAACGTTTAGTGAAAGCTGGGGTGACAATTTATGAGATGAAAGCTTTTCTACACAAGGATAAAGCCAAGACGAAAAAGAGCATGTTAACGGGCAGTTCACGCAGTAGTTTGCATGCAAAAATGGTTGCGATTGATAAACAGCATTTATTTGTGGGCTCATTCAACTTTGACCCGCGTTCAGCTTGGTTGAATACTGAAATGGGGGTGATTATTGATAACTCTGAATTAACCCAATCAATAGTTGAAGGTATCGATAACAGCATCGCTAAATGGGCTTATTTACTTAAATATAAAGATGAACAATTACAGTGGTGGGACATTCAACAGAACATTTATTATCAACAGGAGCCTGAAGCAAACTGGTGGCAACGATTTTCTGCTAAGTTTCTTTCTTTTTTGCCTATAGAATCACAGCTTTAA
- a CDS encoding serine hydrolase domain-containing protein: MTEKQQPNIMTKEEGQATFDSVITEVAELIKELRIPGLAVGVIHGNNSYSTGLGVAKVGTDEAVTPDTQFQIGSVTKTFLSTVAMQLSEQGMLDLNARVVDILPWWRVSDPDATSKARVVDLFHHHAGWYGDHGFLPVPPGGSISEKVMLQAAYVEQLYPFGQTWMYNNTSITFATHVVSHVGGKPIENLIEEHLLAPLGMDSSSFNYDATPPAKNYAWGHPPIYGEGSISDLKPYYIPLIRESAASGGIRSTVTDMLKYARFQLDGKDASGNQLLSQKALDYAHAPAVEAEAGDFTGLTWFVHDYDGVTSPSHGGNWPGTRSFLQLVPKHDFAVVVLVHSDRGVEAYKKVANAMVKAFTKIEAKPLVAVGEDPAVLDPFVGVFKGNSQNIEIRKEGDKYVFVQFSALTKGADPAPAKVANTAEGYFIITEGPNEGSLGELIKDPSGELNYVRFNHRIFIRGEGAVDEFSLSGSVFDK, from the coding sequence ATGACAGAAAAACAACAGCCTAATATAATGACAAAAGAAGAGGGCCAAGCAACCTTTGACTCTGTTATTACCGAAGTTGCAGAACTTATCAAAGAATTGCGCATTCCTGGACTTGCAGTGGGAGTGATCCACGGAAATAACAGTTATAGTACTGGTTTGGGTGTTGCCAAGGTAGGCACCGATGAGGCCGTCACCCCTGATACACAATTTCAAATTGGCTCTGTGACAAAAACCTTCCTTTCGACGGTGGCCATGCAGCTGTCCGAACAGGGCATGCTGGATTTGAATGCGCGTGTCGTGGATATTTTGCCGTGGTGGAGGGTTTCGGATCCCGATGCGACGTCAAAAGCGCGGGTAGTTGACCTGTTCCACCATCACGCAGGCTGGTATGGCGACCATGGTTTCCTTCCTGTTCCTCCGGGAGGGTCGATCAGTGAGAAGGTCATGCTCCAGGCGGCTTACGTCGAGCAGCTCTATCCGTTTGGTCAAACCTGGATGTACAACAACACCAGTATTACCTTCGCAACCCATGTGGTGTCACATGTCGGCGGAAAACCGATCGAGAACCTTATCGAGGAGCATTTGCTAGCCCCGCTAGGCATGGATTCGTCATCCTTTAATTACGACGCCACTCCTCCTGCTAAAAATTACGCATGGGGTCATCCGCCGATCTACGGCGAAGGCAGCATCAGTGATCTCAAACCTTACTACATTCCGTTGATTAGAGAGTCCGCAGCCTCCGGTGGAATCCGATCTACGGTTACCGACATGCTGAAATACGCCCGTTTCCAGCTGGATGGCAAGGACGCATCTGGGAACCAACTTTTGTCCCAAAAAGCACTGGACTATGCCCACGCTCCGGCAGTCGAGGCTGAGGCCGGTGACTTTACCGGACTAACATGGTTTGTACACGACTACGACGGGGTTACCAGCCCCAGTCACGGAGGAAATTGGCCCGGCACACGTTCTTTTCTGCAGCTGGTGCCGAAGCACGACTTTGCTGTGGTGGTTTTGGTCCATAGTGATCGCGGAGTGGAGGCTTACAAAAAAGTTGCAAATGCGATGGTCAAAGCCTTCACTAAAATTGAGGCCAAGCCTTTAGTCGCAGTTGGCGAGGATCCGGCTGTGCTAGACCCCTTTGTCGGCGTCTTCAAGGGCAATTCTCAAAACATTGAGATCCGCAAAGAGGGTGACAAATATGTGTTTGTCCAGTTCTCCGCATTAACTAAGGGAGCGGATCCAGCGCCGGCCAAAGTTGCCAACACTGCCGAGGGCTATTTCATCATCACCGAAGGCCCAAACGAGGGATCTCTTGGCGAATTGATCAAAGATCCGTCTGGCGAACTCAACTACGTTCGATTTAACCATCGGATCTTTATTCGGGGCGAAGGGGCGGTCGACGAATTCTCGCTCTCCGGATCGGTATTCGACAAATAA